The proteins below come from a single Micromonospora citrea genomic window:
- a CDS encoding MerR family transcriptional regulator yields MHEPRDPDPGTELDEPGVTSPGSATEGDDAVGYRGVTACHAVGISYRQLDYWARTGLVVPSVRDASGSGTQRLYSFRDLVVLKVVKRLLDAGVSLQNIRKAIEALRSRGVGDLAGITLISDGTTVYECRSPEEVVDLLQGGQGVFGIAIGGAFKEIQGSLSHLPAEPATSAPAGPVTSAGDPVGDELAARRARRRAG; encoded by the coding sequence ATGCACGAGCCGCGAGATCCCGATCCGGGTACGGAGCTGGACGAGCCGGGTGTGACGTCGCCGGGGTCGGCGACCGAGGGTGACGACGCCGTGGGCTATCGAGGTGTGACGGCCTGCCACGCGGTGGGGATCAGCTATCGCCAGTTGGACTACTGGGCGCGTACCGGGCTGGTGGTGCCGAGTGTGCGGGACGCGTCGGGTTCGGGCACGCAGCGGTTGTACTCGTTCCGGGACCTGGTGGTCCTGAAGGTGGTGAAGCGGCTGCTGGACGCCGGGGTGTCGTTGCAGAACATCCGGAAGGCGATCGAGGCGCTGCGGTCCCGTGGGGTGGGTGATCTGGCGGGCATCACGTTGATCTCCGACGGCACGACGGTCTACGAGTGCCGGTCGCCGGAGGAGGTGGTGGACCTGTTGCAGGGCGGCCAGGGGGTGTTCGGCATCGCGATCGGCGGGGCGTTCAAGGAGATCCAGGGGTCGCTGTCGCATCTGCCGGCGGAGCCGGCGACGTCCGCGCCGGCGGGGCCGGTGACGTCGGCGGGGGATCCGGTGGGCGACGAGTTGGCGGCGCGGCGGGCCCGGCGGCGGGCGGGTTGA